Genomic DNA from Haloarcula marina:
CACCGACTCAGGCCGTCGGACCTCGGCCTGCTGAAAGCCGTCGGGTTGGACGCCGTCTCCGTGTACGAACGGCCGCGCGTCGCCGTCGTTCCGACCGGCGAGGAACTCGTCCAAGACGACCCCGACCCGGGCGAAGTCGTCGAGACGAACGGGCAGACCGTCACGCAGTACGTCGAGCGGTGGGGCGGCGAGGCTACTTACCGCGACGTGGTCACCGACGACGAGGACGCCCTCCGAGCGGCCGTCGAGCGCGACCTGGACCACGACATCGTGGTCACCACGGGCGGGTCGTCGGTCGGGGAGCGCGACCTGATTCCCGAAGTCGTCGAGGAGTTGGGCGAGGTGTTGGTCCACGGCGTCGCGCTGAAACCCGGGCATCCGGTCGCACTCGGTCGGGTCGCCGAGACGCCGGTGGTGATGCTGCCGGGCTATCCCGTCGCCTGTATCGTCAACGCGGTCCAGTTCCTCCGCCCGGCGCTCGAACGCGCGGGCCACCTTCCACGGACGACGCCGCCGACGACCGAGGCCCGACTGACCCGCAAGATAGCGAGCGACCCCGGTACGCGGACGTTCGCCCGGGTCCGACTCGACGCGGACGACGAGGGGCCCGCGGCGACCCCGACCCGCGCCAGCGGTTCGGGGGTCCTCTCCAGCGTCGCCCTCGCCGATGGGTGGGTCGTCGTTCCCGAGGGACTGGAGGGGTACGACGCGGGCGAGACGGTGGCCGTCGAGAACTGGGAGTGGTCCCGATGAGCGACCGCCGGGAGTTCCGCGACCTCGCCTCGCCCGCCGAGGCCCGCGAGATTCTGGCGGGATTGGACCTCGCGCCCGACCCCGAACGGGTCCCGTTGGCCGAGGCCCGCGACCGCGTCCTCGCCGAGCGAATCGACGCCGAACTCGACGTGCCGGGGTTCGACCGGGCGAGCATGGACGGCTACGCGGTGCGGGCCGCCGACACCTTCGGCGCGGACGAGGCCGACCCGACGACGCTGTCGCTCGCCGGGGCAGTCCACGCTGGCGAGGAACCCGCGGTGGCAGTCGAATCGGGCACGGCCGTCGAAGTCTCGACGGGCGCGGTCATGCCGGAAGGTGCGGACGCCGTCGTCGTCGTCGAACGCACGACAGAGGTCGACGGCGGCGACGCCGTCGAGGTTCGCACCGCCGTCGCGCCCGGCGACAGCGTGATGCTCGCGGGGGCGGACATCGCCGCTGGCGCGCGGGCGCTCGGCCCCGGGACGCCGCTCACCGCCCGCGAAATCGGTCTCCTCTCGGCGCTCGGCGTCGACGAGGTGCCCGTCCGCGGGACGCCGACGGTCGGTATCGTCTCGACGGGCGACGAACTGGTCAGACCGGGCGACTCCCTCGACAGCGGCGCGGGCGAGATATACGACGTGAACAGCTACACGCTCGCGGCCGCCGTCGCGGAGGCCGGTGGCGACCCGGTCCTGTACCCGCACGCGGGCGACGACTACGCGGAGATGGAGCGGTTGCTCCACGAGGCCGCCGACGAGTGTGACCTCGTCCTCTCCTCCGGGTCCACGAGCGCCAGCGCCGTCGACGTCATCTATCGGGTCATCGAGGACCGCGGCGAACTCCTGCTCCACGGCGTCGCCGTCAAACCGGGCAAGCCGATGCTCGTCGGGACCGTCGGCGAATCGGCGTACGTCGGCCTCCCGGGCTACCCCATCTCGGCGCTGACTATCTTCCGCGTGTTCGTCGCGCCCCTCGTCCGCGAGGCCGCTGGGCGCGAGGAACCGTCGACGGCGACGGTCACCGGGGAGATGGCCGTCACCGAACGCTACGCGGAGGGTCGCCAGCGGTTCATGCCGGTCGGTCTCGTGGAAGACGGCGACGGCGCGCTGCTCGTCTATCCGGTGGACAAGGGGAGCGGCGCGACCACCACGCTCGTCGACGCCGACGGCACGGTCACCGTCCCCGCAGACACTGACTACATCGCCGAGGGCGAGGCGGTCGAAGTGGACCTGTTCTCGCCCGACGTGCGCCCGCCGACACTCCTTGGTGTGGGTGAGGACGACCCGACGCTCTCGGAACTGCTCGATACCGTCGACCGTCCGCGCTACCTCCCCCTCGGGACCGTCGAAGGAGTCCGACGACTGGCGGCCGGAACGCCGGACC
This window encodes:
- a CDS encoding molybdopterin molybdotransferase MoeA, producing MSDEARRTEGFKRRTRLDEARETLLDAVTPHDRTERVPLRAADERVVASPVAADRPVPHYRRAAMDGYAVRAEDTFGATGRSPEQLRVGEDVGPGTAVRVHTGSELPSGADAVVMVEDADRRGDALSVFDAVAGGENVAPIGEDVEAGQTLYEAGHRLRPSDLGLLKAVGLDAVSVYERPRVAVVPTGEELVQDDPDPGEVVETNGQTVTQYVERWGGEATYRDVVTDDEDALRAAVERDLDHDIVVTTGGSSVGERDLIPEVVEELGEVLVHGVALKPGHPVALGRVAETPVVMLPGYPVACIVNAVQFLRPALERAGHLPRTTPPTTEARLTRKIASDPGTRTFARVRLDADDEGPAATPTRASGSGVLSSVALADGWVVVPEGLEGYDAGETVAVENWEWSR
- a CDS encoding molybdopterin biosynthesis protein; this translates as MSDRREFRDLASPAEAREILAGLDLAPDPERVPLAEARDRVLAERIDAELDVPGFDRASMDGYAVRAADTFGADEADPTTLSLAGAVHAGEEPAVAVESGTAVEVSTGAVMPEGADAVVVVERTTEVDGGDAVEVRTAVAPGDSVMLAGADIAAGARALGPGTPLTAREIGLLSALGVDEVPVRGTPTVGIVSTGDELVRPGDSLDSGAGEIYDVNSYTLAAAVAEAGGDPVLYPHAGDDYAEMERLLHEAADECDLVLSSGSTSASAVDVIYRVIEDRGELLLHGVAVKPGKPMLVGTVGESAYVGLPGYPISALTIFRVFVAPLVREAAGREEPSTATVTGEMAVTERYAEGRQRFMPVGLVEDGDGALLVYPVDKGSGATTTLVDADGTVTVPADTDYIAEGEAVEVDLFSPDVRPPTLLGVGEDDPTLSELLDTVDRPRYLPLGTVEGVRRLAAGTPDLAVVAGPSDPPENAVELGGWDRDWGLVVAPDADVDSLAALVDGDYRFVNRDTGSGLRRSFDDALDALATERDTDRTALSDAVDGYDLTTKAHESPARKVLGGRADAGLALRSTAEKLGLEYVSLGSQRVRVLANPDRTEKPGVRAFERALDGL